The Branchiostoma lanceolatum isolate klBraLanc5 chromosome 3, klBraLanc5.hap2, whole genome shotgun sequence DNA segment TTCTTCAGGTCCCGTCCAGGGTGCATGGTGGCTGTTTGTGTTGGTATCATCATTGCCGTTATTGCGACAGTTGTGGTCACCGTTATCTTCAACCAAGGCAGCGAACAGAGTATCCACTCTGACGACGGGGTAAGTTTGTTCTCGTTTACAGCACATGTTTACAAAatgcactcactcacacacaaacatacatacacacacacacaaacatacaaacacacacgaacacacacacacacacacacacacacacacacacacacacacagacacacaaactagCGAAAGAAATTTCTTGATATTGTCACCATGATATGAGAGAAGTGATTGCAATGTGACTATTCTGAACTTTTGTCTCTAGATGAACCAGACAACACTTCGAATTCCAACGGCGTCGACGATATCGTCCGCACAACTGACGGTGACATCACAGGTTACATCTAGGGCATCACAGGGAAAAGGTACGTCGGAATATATTGTTTCACTGATTCTAAATAGatgaaaatgtaacgttactctcAGATTTTGCACAGTAGCATTAGAGTGCTTATACGTGACGTAGTCGCCATGTTCGCCGCCATGTCGGGGTCTCTATTTCTCAGCCATGGTCAACTTAGTCAGTGCTTACTAGTATGTATTTCTGATAGGAAGAAATGTTAAGTTTCATACGTTGCACAGGGCTACACATGTGGCTTGCTAATTTATTGGTAATGGCACCCCCCACACCATATACCAACACCTATATGCCCCTGCCTGCATTTGGACTTGACACCGCTTAAACGTTTGGTGGGACTGGTAGAAAACAATGTCTTATTACGTACAGTTGAAATTGATTTTGGGTTGAAAGAAAACCGTTATCCCCCTGTTGTTGCAGATTGGCAGCTTCAGTGGACCTTGTACATCAGAGAGTACTTCGGAGAAAACGGCGATGTCGCCACGGCTCTGGAGGAACGTTATGCTGCCAGCGAGGTCGTGATGTCCCTGTTACAGGACAGGTTCTTCTGGCCCTGGGTTTGTCGGTACTGGTTTGTTTACGGCGGTCTCCCGTGCACCATATCCACTGCTGTCGCCTTCTGCGTCCATTCTGGAACTCAGTGTTCCCGAGTACATGACGTCACATGGCTTCTCCTCGTACAGCGAGTTCTTTACCTCCGTGCTGAACGCCTTGGAGGCACTGCCGAACGTGACAACAAGCACAGACAGTGAGCTTATGTGTATTCCCGTAAAATTATCGCTCTCTGGACAGACTCTGTCAGATAATGATGTTACGGCTCTGGTTAACCTTTTCCCCTACCTAAAAACTGCGGATAGGCTCTTTGTGGTTAACTGCCGTATTTCAGCAAAGGCAGCAATACCAATAGCTGAAAAGCTCCACCTCCTGAGCGAGATGACACATCTTTCTCTTCCAAACAATAAGATTGGGGATGATGGCGTTAGAGCGATAGCAGGGACATTTCCCCACCTGACAAAACTGAGAATCATAGACATGAGTAGAAATTCAATAACCAAGGTGGGAGGTGAAGCCCTGGCAAAAGGTCTAGTTCACCTGCAGGAGCTACAGAAACTCTACTTGCATGACAATGCGCTGGCTCTCAGTCTCTCCTCACTGGCAAAGGCCTTCGTCAACATGTCGAGACTGGAGTTTGTCGACCTGTACGACGTGACGTGTAGGGCCGCATCATTCCGAATGGCGGCGCAACAAGCAAGAGACGCCGTCCACACGATTGCAGGACAAGTCCGCCAGCTGAACACTTTCCTGTACGATGGTTCTCGTGTAAGAGAAGGTGCCACACAGGAACTGGCATGGCATCGAGTACAGCGGGAACTACAAACAGGAGTAAGTATTTCAAGCGGAAAGCTGATGGTGCGTTTACAAATCAGGCTATTGGAAGAGTAAGGGGACAACTGTATGTTGCATTGATGTTGGAGTAAGTGCAATGAGGAGGGCTAGCTGTACCCATTCCCTAAGGTACAAGCAAGGGACACACCAACATCTCCTCTTCTCACAGAGGGTCAAAGAAAAAGTGTCAAAACGTCCGTCAAACCGTGGTGTTTCGGTTTTGGTAGGAATGGGGAAATCGAGAAAGGCCCACAAAGCGGTTTAGATTTGTAGGcttcttattaccttcgccaaggatACATGTTTTCGGGGTAGTCTATTGTCTATTTGTGAAAAGTATGACTCAAGAAGTTGTGAATAATAATACTTAATTTCTTAATTACTTCTGGCGGCGTTCCATAGTACTGCAACaggacttccggttttgatatcctATGTTCTAGACTTGCAATGGTCATGTTTTTTCAAAGGTAGATAACTTGTCGGCTTGTGAAGAGGTGAAGCATGTTCAGGCCATctagctgttttttttaaactgaagGGGCCGAAGTTTTTTGAGACTTTGGGATAGGAACAACTCAATAAGGGGTTGACGGCTCGTCATGacgtttggtatgtagatagcatAAGTGATGGTTGACCTACTAGTACTTCGATAATTATTATGCACATTCCGGACTAATTTCCATGATTGTTGAGAAAATTCTATAAATCCGTTGCATTTCATGGTAGGACTTTTAAACGTGTCAAATGTAACTAAAAAAGAGAGGAACATCAAAAGATATCTggatacctcatttgcataactaatgacaaaatactgtaattccaaaGTGGTGGTAATTTCATACTTGCGGGATTTGACTGAAGATGAAcatcaaaatataaaaatcaagCAAATTAAGATATTTTAATAccgtctcatttgcatagctaatgagaaaAATGCCtaaatagccttctttgctaagataagccTTTCATACCTTGGACTACTTGTGTTCTTTGGTATGGGACGTCATTAACTGAtatagtttatgcaaatgaagaccttatttgcatataaaTCAATGAGCAACCTTTACAATATGTCAGCTGTAAAGGTTAACATAATTTAGTACTTAGCTCGTGCAGGTGTCAAGTTCCAAATTTAGctgaattatttttcaatttttaccGCCATCCTACCAAAATGATGAAAAGTTCAGCCgagaaaaatatgaaatgaaGGTTTATGGGTACCTTCACATCAAAGACTTTGGGGTGCGTCAGTAAAACTTGCTCGACCGTTGTGGGATGGACGTTGGTTGAGTCCCTTATGATGAATTCCTATGAAGGATTTGAATAAAGTCCAGGTCATATttcacccttctgatgttaatATCCCGCTTGTGACATCATAGTATAAAGGTAGCTGGTTCGgggctttgcaacagaactgagtcaacttacagatgtgatttttgtggcagagactgccattctcgtatagggctgtttagccatagtcgatgctgtagggctgtgtgaattaggattttaccatggtcaatactgaccgactgAGGCCATATAGCCTGCtggttttttttattgtttattattgtttattgtttatttgcatgtgtacaatataaaacaaagataaatagaatacatgcaggggaggccagaagcctataaggcttttcgggggcctcccctaaactacacaaatagaatttttacaaaatcatatataatcaaaactaagaaaaattagcgaaagaagaaattagaattgtaacataaatcctaatgaaacaagtGAAAATAATAGGAAttacaaagtgaattttgagttgtaaacataataagtattataatgaataacaatttataaagaaataggtcaaaattatacaaaaataacaatcatatgaaacattctgtcatcagataccaaaggaaaagtggaaaacaaggaaaacaaacaaatcaggagaaagtaaaACTAGAATgttctatgatatctatctttaaaagttttttgaaactggGCAAGGACGAacaggactgtagaatttggctgagtTTATTCCATACGGCggggcctctaaacattattgtatgttgtttttgactaGTTTTTGTCATAGTTggtcttaaaagattatgttgtctcgtatagtggtgatggatGGTTCGGAACCTGGTGAGGCGACTCGCAAAAAAaagttcttttgagaagcaaacagttCCTTATTATCGCAAAGTACATGAAATTGTACGttgtcattatgataattttcaCTTTTCTGATTGCGTCTCAAAACAACGTTTTTTTGCGAGTCGCGGTACAAGGTTCCGAACCGGGTACCGTGTTTCCTATGACGTCACGAGCGGGATattaacttgattacctggcggcgttcaaattttgtatataatgggAGAACCACATCTTTATTTCGTAAACGTATCGGGTTTCTGAATAATAGTACTATTGTAACATATCATAAAACTATGTTGTCTAACGGTGTCGTATGCACTTTAATCAAACCATTATGTGATTACAAGTGTTATTCGTTGTACCTTCTATTGTGCACTAAATTTTCTATTGTACAATAAATCATCTTAAAAATCAGCTGGTATAATAATGGCATCTTGTGACATTAAAAACACGAGTGACTTGAAAGGATTAGAACTTATCACAAGCCATCTAAAACTGAACATTACGTTTAGGGACCATACAGAACAGAATATAATCACTGTCACTTACTTCCTTTCTTCCTGTGATCTTGAGCAAGCCATTTTCTTCGAGAATGCCAATATCACTGCAATGCAGAATTCATATTTATATCATTACGAATTTACGAGTAGTTCGTTGTAAACTACACAGATCAATTGTGAGTCGATGTATAAATATATAAGTAAAAAATCTATATAACACGTATTCTCCTCGTGTTAACTACGCAAATGACGCCTATAACCTAATTGGAATGTTTATTATTGTAGCATACAAGAGTGAATcccctagcctgagtaccagcctccgtagtgaccgctggctcaaaaaaattcgcttgctaaccacgtttttagcaagcgaaaattttgagccagcggtcactacggaggctggtactcaggctatgaaacccctgtcacacttgtgcgtatataaaagtccgcaggagttgcgtattaacatgttttgggtttaggttaagtttgcagccgaagaagtaatttctttggttcgataacaaggctgcacCACAGTAGGtgaaagtgaaaaacaacttattcccctcaaactttacttaaaccaaaaaaatgttgatgcgcaactcatacgcacttgaatacacgcacaagtgtgacagggccctaagaccAGAGCATTGCAAACTTCTTGATACTGTACTTGACTCTTCATTTATATGCCTATGTATACATTAAACACCTTGAACAAGCGGTGATGTCTTACCCAGTTTTGTACCACCCGTCTGTCGTCTTCGCCTCTGCAGTTTTCTCTTCATCTCCTCGGTAACACCTGAACACAGAGTAGCCTCGAACCCACACTTCTCCCTCGTGTTGTAAGGGGACGATCTGGCCGTGTCTGTCCACGAGTTTCATCTTCATaaaaatgatatacaaaataatCTGTGTAATATGAGCAAAGGCTAGGTACGGTAGTAAAGAGAAGTCTCATTCTTGCCTCCGTGAAAAAGGAGGCTTTGCTAGCGTCCATAGCAGGCTCGCTGGGcctttcgggggggggggggcttataatacactttttgctgatgacttctttttgtactgggtcgtttgtgcagccagtcgGTAACGCGCCATTAGGCCCGGCTATGTAGACTAAAGTTTTGtagtctgtgtttgtttgtttgtttgtgttttctgttttgttcgTGACAGTGGTGTATGTCAGCACTTACGCAACTGGAAATTTGGAATGCTAGGCATCTCGGGGACACTAACAGGAAGGTAGTTGTCAGGAAGGTCTCAGAAAGGATGCAGGAGTTGGTTCGAGTCCAGAGTTTAAGGTAGGAAGTACCGCTGGCTCAAGACTAGGGTGCTGTATCCATACTAGTGTACTGAAGACAGCTTGGAGACTATTGAATTTGCTTAGCAAAATAAACCTTCAGAAGCATAACAAGAGATTTACAAAAAAACAGTCAGTTGATTACTGCAATCGCCAATGACTTAAGTTTCAGTCAATGTatttatttcaaatctattcgGAAAGCAAATGAAAGTGTGCTAGGCCCTCCTGATGTTCTATGTCTGTAATTGTAAAACCTTTGTGTTCTTACCTCCATATGTGGCAGCAGGTTGCCCACTGTTGTTTCTATCTGCTCTTTCGTCCTTCCGGGCCCCGTTACCGCCAAGGACATGGTCTCAGTTGTTCCGTACATTTTCTTTCAGGAGCGAAGAAAAAGTTGACATGAAAGACTGCAGCTGGTATATCatgattattatattattataaatATTATCAATCTTTAAtcaggcacctggcccatatcaacaaatatcaacaaataCCTATTAAGTACATAGATATGATTGtctgtttatcattttttttattgatgcATGTAGATTATCATTGTTACAGCATAAAACGCCTTTCAGTATTTGAATAGAAAAAAGGAGTAAGGACGAATTTAGGATTATTCGCTTATCAAAATTCTTTTTACATCCACCTGTATATCTACACAAGGGAGGACTTCTGCGGCGCGCTGTACTAGAGGCTTGGTCACAGCATTTCCCCCTACGCTGACTGAAATAATAAAGGTTTTCAGTCAGACGTGTTCAACGGGTATTTTCAATAACTCTAAATCACTCGTAAGCATCATAATTCTGCATACATCATTTACCATAAACATGATACAATACCTTTATTGAAATTTCTTTTTAACATACTACTACGTATTAATCTAGTAACTACATGATTCAAACATGTTGTTTCCTACTTTGTCCGGAGGACATCTTTTATGGATACAACCGGTTGTAGAATGATAGCTTTCACAGAGCGCCAtttcttaaaggagtcctaaagtccagaggggggagttattttccaatggataaTAATTTCAGGAAGTAAATTCGTTttgttatgtgttcttttatatcttcttaacaactggccttcttattgtgcttatcctccctcatttatgccaaaaatatccacgatgaaggaagtgtgtatacgtatagggaatacatgggtagggtctgcacgggtttagtgtcactgagtgagtatcatattgttttaaaaagcaCACCTtatgtaattcaccacaagtggaattttgtaaaaagtcggctgattgtGTATTacttgatacataatctagcgGAAAATAcccccccttctggagtttaggactcctttaacgtCATCTACACTAGTACTTTTGACCTCGTTAGACAGCACAACGACTTTGAAGATACCATTTGTTAATAAACAGACTGCAGTACCTTGCTTCAGGAATGAAATGTTGAAGTCGTTCAAAGCTGGATGGTGCAGGAACTCATGAAAATGCTTCACGTACATCAAAGTGGTGGTCTCGCACCTGGAGTTGTTATAGTGATCGAATGAATATTATCAATCTAAGGTGTATGGATGATTCAATTGCTATATGATACACGTGCGATTATGAATCAATTAGACAAAAGTTTTACCCACTTTTACTGAAGTATCCATTTTGCTCTCCTATCTTGATATCGGAATAGCAAGTGTTCAACTTCGAGCGTTTCAAAGCGTTTCAATattactctcaaagcagaggtttggctcagCCTTGTTCAGTACGCGTTTTCATATTGCTTTCTATTTTCTCATGCTTTCTGTTTGTGCTCCAACCAAAggaaaatctgacaaaatagagagcccgataaaaacgccccaaaagacgtccaaagataagataagataagataagataagataattTATTAGCAAATGGCAGACGTACACTGTACAAAACAGGCCAGACGTCCTTCATTTTGATACATCGTTTAGAACTTGGAATAAGTTTAATTTTCATCTCTACTAGTACACGATGGATAGAGACAAACAACTGGCaattgtacttgttgttttgattAGTGGATAGGCACCTTTCTTCCATAATAGCGGAAAAGAGCTCTGTCACTGTAGGTGACTCGTCGATTGGAAGGACAAGGGTACCGACTGTGATGATGGGAAGGTGGAAGATAAACGCGGCTTCAGTCAGATCTGTAGGCATCAGCACGGTTTTCTGTGGAGTACAAAGAGATATACTCAAATAGAGTTtggcgacctcatacctccataattatgcaaatgagtcccTCATTAACATGTTTAGTATCTATTTATGTTGCACCTGCCAtaaattacatatgttacatttatTGAAGTCCAGTTATAGGAAACAgtggaattatagaatttcctcgttaattatgcaaatagagtccttctgaatcaaagttgaactgcaattgccagcACAAacattggacttacccaaatttttgactgatcaacttcagtctttgtcaaggaatgagcaatccagtGGTGTCCACATTTCATTTATAATCAATTATTTTCAATGAATCTTTAACTTtatttgcaattgaattgtctttcactATAAACGTTAGGCAGCATTCTTAGTCAATACATTGTTCTTTAGTTTATGTTATGAACCAAACTGTCGTTAAGTTTAATGTACAAACAACCTTACAACAAGCAGTCTTTCATCCCTAAAACAATTAAGTAATGACACATGTTCAACCTAGGTGTCAAATTGATTAGCTGACAGGAGGAGTTCGCCTGAACCCGTCCAAACTTCTATGCACAGACACCAGCACGACGCTCGCACGAAGCATTCGGCCATTCCCATCTTTCCAAAAGTCGGGCGGAATACCGACGAAGGTCGTCCTATAATGATGGGAAGCCCGAGCGAGGCTCGCGCGAGGACAACGAATTCGGGAGACCTCCGATCGACAAAAAAAGGATTGTTGAATGGCCGCCCGACTATTGGCCGAGCGTTGTCCGTTGCCAACTACGGCCGTCTACGGGCAACCTGTTGACGAGCTCTGCGAGGTCAAAAAATTGTGGCCGaggaatttaagcgcagcttccagtgacccgcgaacgtcggccgagctgctAAAAATTGctcgaagcccgcgtaatcgtcgagacgtcggtcgtacttcagCCAAAAAtgcccatttggagctcgccgacacgtcAGCCGAGCTCAATTCTTGAAATGTGACGAGgcttaaggactgcgaccctttccagcagCATGCTTGCCGGGTGAGCTACAACAGCACGGGACTAACTCCCAACCTTTTGATCCAGTGACAGGGTCGCTAACCgttggactacgcacgctactgtTTGTATAATCTGCCTGGTTCTTCAATCAACATAAATGTCTGCAAATGTACAGCAATGACACTACCGACATTGTCGATCGATAATGTTATGTTTGTAGAATTGTGCCTTACAATCAATACATGAGATGCAGGGAGaagcatatactgtaaatgcagaaatgtccgtGGGAATTCAgtttcacagtagggagaaaatagagtgtttgcggtggttttgagttcgcgtttgaaacaatagttgcGCTACAGTCAcgcaatggaatggcttttcgctgtggttttcagtttgcagcgaagagttcaccgcgaaaaacgtaaaaccaccgcaaacatttttgcatttacaattTTCTCcccataaaaataaaaaaatctaattgTTGAAATCACCTTGTgaaaaaaactccaatatcaAATTTTTGGGAAATTCAATTTCTGCAAAACTGGCAACTTTGAAAAATCTTTCCTTATCATCCTTAACAAGACACATCTCATACTTTCAGATACGTAACAAAACGTGACTAGGTCAAAATCGCATAAATTTCATGCGACTTTATTATAACACTATTATCATAATAAAGTTATAATAGTAAAATGCAACGCATTAATATTTCGTTACCTCCGTGTCCATGCCAGTGCCCCTCACATGCAGGAGTGTGTTGTTGACAATGGTGAAACTGCTATGTTCAACACACTTCGGAAGACCAGCACTTCCCTACATGGAATACTATATTGTTAAACCACCAGGCAATGGTTCCACATGCGAATTGGAATGTTTTTCATACCATATTTGTGATGCACACGCAAGGTgttgcaaaatgtattttgaatacCCCACACCGAATGAAATTAGACCTACGTTAACGCTATGTGTtcacaaaaagaagaaacaaggtATTGTCAAAAACCAATTCCCTGGGGATTACGTGtgtggaatatttagaattctTCCAACCCAAAACCCAATACTTTACCAATGGCTCCggccctgaggcgtcgccaaaaagactACTTGCCGATGTGAGGACCAACATAACCGCATCGTGGCAATCCGAGTGGCTTTGGGCTTCCTGCACACGCCCCCTAGCGGTGTCATCGTCTCCCAGGCTTTGAATGTCTTTCAGATTGTAGAAGGCGTCTCTAAAATAACAACAAGagacaatataaaaaaaaatacatatgacAGGGAGACGCGCAGGCGATTGAAAGGGGTTTGTACAGTAGAAAGAATATTGATgattgtatacatatacatatatactctGGTGGATGTGGATGGAACGGTTACATTGAAGACTTCTATAGTTAGCGGATATCGATGAAAATAAGATTACCTTAAGCATTGGCAACTTTGTCtcaaaatattgtaattttcataGAAAAGTGTGTTTTACAGTGAGCTATTCAGCAACAAGCATTACGGTACATTTTCATCCTTGTCTACTTCTTTGTATCtacaaagtctgaaataatacATCACATGTCATAAAACGTACTCGTGATTCTTGTCCCCGACGATGACAATAGACTTTAAGCTTGGCATTCTGTTGACATATGCAAAGTATTGGTGAAATATATACTACAGTGTCGTAAAAATGCATTGTGTTAGGAATGATTAAAAACCGCACAGTTACATAGCAACAAAACCCTCCTATACCATCTTTAACAGGTTGTTGATGAAAAATAAGCATATTGAATGTTACATATGGCGGCTTCCCTAGGTACTCCAGCTGAACTTCCGTGTTTGATATCTGGTATTCAGGACATGTCGACAACCTATGGTGCCGATTTGTGGCTGTCAGATAGATCTTATGGTCGCGGAAAAAAAGTGACATAAATTTGGGCCCGCTAGCAGCTTTCTTGGGAAACTctataaatatttcatggaggtatgaggtcgccgaactctagttataaAATCAAGAGTTGATAACAGTGGATAGCGGTCAGAAAATACGTGCGTGTCAAAGGTCAAGCCCCTAGTCTTCTGTGACGTCGTTTCCGGAAACGCCCTTTTAAGGAATGACAGCGTTCCTTCAAAGTCTTCGGTGGCGGGGAAGTTTTCGATCAAGAAAACTTTAACCTTAACCTAGATAACAAAAGGTGCTTAATTATGTATCATTGGAGATAACGTTTGAACGAAATGAGTCATGTGTAACACATTGTATTTCTCTCATCAAGAGAATAATTCTGATGTAAGAATAACAATTGGCATATTTAGATATGATTGTGTCATGTCAAATTTTGATACCATGGTCTGGGTATTGAAAACATATACATGAATGAGCAAGCGTTAACGTTTTCCATATATTTCAGACACAGTAGCAGCTTCTTTCTATTGAAAACTACAGATAAACCTCAAGTACATGTTGTAAACATATACATGCATTACCTTGGCCATCACTTTACTTACGATGTCATCGTATGACGACCAGAAGTAGAGGGGGATAAGAGGAAGctgtaaagaaacaaaatcCTGATCAGATCCATTCGACACAAGAGGTAACCTTCactaacattaatccgccgggttacttaaatccgtcactttgaaaaacagtgggtttgagagatctctagtgcaacaCCTCCACCCTCAGGCATGAACAGTTTAGAAAAGCAGATCAATGCGTTATACCACTGGGGGACggtgggttggagatctgtttggacatttCTTTCCAGGGTGGCGGaactatgtaccctggtggaattatgtgaACTTagtacatgttacatgtcaCCATTCTGCGTCACCTTATAGCTAAAGAGGTTAACGGACATAAATGAAGatcaaatgaatgattgaatgaatgaatgaatgaatgaatgaatgaaatagtTGCTCTTACCAGGGTTACCCGGTGACAAACCGGCATAACAGAATTGAATCATGtgaactctcagacaaagaggACTTACAGCAACGGCTCCTATCTTTGCCACGGCGAAACCCAAAGCGATCCACTCCGGCCTGGTGCTGACGACCCAGGCCACCACGTCACCACGGCCCACTCCGATGGACAGGAGACCAGCAGCCAACCGGTCCGCCTGTATAGAGAGTATGTAATGAAATGTCGTGATACAGTAAGGTTCGTTTCATCTTTATTGGAATAGCAGAAGACACGTGAATTAGAGTGCATGATGAGATTTCCATCTGATACAAGGCCTTCGTGTGTACCTACATAGGGGGAAGCTCCTGCGCTACCACTGGATTCATGAAAACTGTTATTCAAAGTAACAG contains these protein-coding regions:
- the LOC136430075 gene encoding medium-chain acyl-CoA ligase ACSF2, mitochondrial-like; its protein translation is MDTEKTVLMPTDLTEAAFIFHLPIITVGTLVLPIDESPTVTELFSAIMEERCETTTLMYVKHFHEFLHHPALNDFNISFLKQVSVGGNAVTKPLVQRAAEVLPCVDIQKMYGTTETMSLAVTGPGRTKEQIETTVGNLLPHMEMKLVDRHGQIVPLQHEGEVWVRGYSVFRCYRGDEEKTAEAKTTDGWYKTGDIGILEENGLLKITGRKEEFIIRDSTNVHPTTVEQVLLTHPKVFDVKVVGVPDPASVEEICACIILKKDQTSDQEEMRKFSENHGLIDDYCPGYVIFMDSFPVTSTGRKFDRKKLRDVAIERLSLKEGAE
- the LOC136430076 gene encoding medium-chain acyl-CoA ligase ACSF2, mitochondrial-like — translated: MTCAEVKREADRLAAGLLSIGVGRGDVVAWVVSTRPEWIALGFAVAKIGAVALPLIPLYFWSSYDDIVSKVMAKVKVKVFLIENFPATEDFEGTLSFLKRAFPETTSQKTRGLTFDTMPSLKSIVIVGDKNHEDAFYNLKDIQSLGDDDTARGRVQEAQSHSDCHDAVMLVLTSASSLFGDASGPEPLVKYWVLGWKNSKYSTHVIPRELVFDNTLFLLFVNT